In Campylobacter sp. RM16187, the DNA window ATATGTATCTTCTCCATTATTATCAACATAAAGCAAGCATATGTCCTCAGGAGTTATGTATAGCTCATCGCCTTTATTGATTTTTCCTTCACTAGAGTATCTTAGCCTTCTCATAATTCTAAGCAATATGTGTTCGCTATGAGTTTCTATGAAAAAATCATTTCTATTGTTATTTTTTGATTTTATAAACTCGTCTGCTATTTCACATTGAACGGCTGGATGTAAATGAAGCTCTGGTTGCTCTATAAAAATACTGCTATCATAAAGAGTAAAGCAACTTGCTAGTATAGGTAATGACTGCGATATTCCAAGACCCATATCTCGTGGCGATACAAATACACCAGTTCTTAAATCAAGAAATTTTAATTCTTGGATATCTGGATATTGTATATTTGGAACATCTTTAATATCTTTAAATTTATAAAATTTTTCAACTTCTATTTTATAACTTGATTTAAGTTTTTTTTCATCATATAACCATGCATTCAGTTTTTTTCTAGCATATTCATCGTGTACGATTTTTCCCCATATGTCCTTACTTGAATTTGGCTTGTAGTCATCCCTATGGTTGCTAAAATTATCAAATATAAGATCTTTCCTTTCGGGATAGAATCTAAGCGGTGAATAATATTGTATTGTTTGTTTAAATCTATAACCGTTAAAACCTTCAAATATACAAAGTGCAATATCTCCAAGCAAGACATCAATTCCTTTGCTTTTATCAAATTCCTTCAGAACGCTATATATGTTTTTATATTTTAATTCATCAAGTGACCACAAATAGTATCCTCTGTCATCCATTTTATCTTGATTGTAAAGATTTGGTTCTGTATCATAGGACTCATTGTAGTTTATATTTTCTTTTACTGTTTTTACAAAAGGGTGATTTTTGTTAAGTTTTATCAAGAAGCGATCTTTTAAAAATGTTCTGTCTATTGTTTTAAGATTTTTTGGGACATCATCCGCATTATCATAAAAAGATCTTAAATGTGCATATTCTTCAGAGTTGATAATTATAACTATATCTTTTTTGTAAAATGCGTAATTGTGATCTATCCCGGTACGAATTTCTATTTCTATTTTTTCTATGCCGTAGCTATTGCTTATTATGCTGTGTAATTCTTCTACATTAATTGCGGCAGTTATTTGTAAGTTTTTGTTATCTTTTAATAGTTTTTTAAGCCCATCTTTTTCTTTTATAATATCAAATAAAATCCTAGGATTTATCTTTTCTAAAAAACTCTCACTATTAAATTCATTGTTTAATTCAGAAAAACAATCAGTATATTTATAGTATAAAATATACTGTATAGTTTCTTTATCCATGAACTCGTATGTATATCTTAATATGTTTTTTGTATTATGCTTATGGATAAAATTTTTAAACCCTCCAAAGTCTATTTCGTCACCTCCCAAACCTGTTTTTTGTAAATCAGTATTGCCATTATTCAAAAGATGCTCTCTGTATATAATAGAGTGTAAAAAACTAGATTTGCCTGAGCTATTAGGTCCATATACTAAAGTGATAGGTTTGCTTGAGAATTTCTGTGGATGTTTGCCAAATGCCTTAAAGTTATTAAAACTACACTTTACCATTTTAATTCCTTGAGTATATTTTTGATTATGTAATTATACAATTTATCAAATATTTTATTTTAATAAATTTTTATGATAGTTCAATATGATACAATAATACGTTTAAAAATTGTTTTTTTCAAGAGTTATATTATTAGGTGCGGCACGGAGGCCAACAAGGTGAACATTTAAACCGCATATTTAAACTTTTCCAAGACTCTATAGGTTTTATAAATAGATTGTCTTAAATTTGATATTCAATACTTAAAATTTTTACTAACTATTAGTTTTTTTGACTTCAGACATATTGTTGCTTTTGTAGCTACAATTTTACAAATTTATTACCCAACCATTCATGCTAATATTATCTTTCCCTATTATAATATCTACTTTAATTTCATTTTTAAAATCGCTTAAGGTATAAAAATTTGTCAAAAAGTGAATTTTTTGATTGCTAGAGCCAACTATACCGTAATCTTCATTATATAAGTCGTCAATATACTCGCCATCTATAAGTACGTCTGTGTATTCTAGTAACTCCGCCAAACCTTCCATATTCATTAACTGCATTTCTTGTAATGTATAACCGCTAAAAAGAAGCACGCTAAGGTTATTTTGTTTGCACCATTTTGCGACTTTTGACAGTCCTTTTGATTGTATAATCGGCTCACCGCCCAAAAGAGTAACACCTTCTATACCGTTTACTTTGCGAGATTTTTCAATTTTTTCTATTAAGTTATGGGTTTGTATAAATTCTCGTTTTTTTAGTGCTTGCATATGCGGATTACAACAATTTTTGCATCGTTTTAAGCATCCTTGAGTCCATATTGCCATACGTTTCCCTGGTCCTTCAGCAATTGTGCACTCGCGGATACTAGCTATATTTAACATTAGTTAAGCTCAAATTCAAATGTGCCAAATTTTTCATTTTCTATTTTTATTGTTATTTCACGCCCACTAAGTGAATCAAAATTTTCAAACACAAATTCTGATAATGGATTGACTATGTGGCTTTCTAGCATATTTAGTACACCTCTTCCACCACTATTTTTATCAACTTTTGACGCTAAAATCTTATATGTTTTCTCTTCATCGTCAAATTTAATATCGCTAGTTTTATATTTTTCTTTTACAAATTGTTTTATTTTTTCAAATTTGGACTTGGCTATTTCAATCAAAAAAATATCGCTGTTGATGAAGTTAAATGGCACGATATTGTTATCGCCTATCCTATTAAGAAGCTCTGGCCGTTTTAAAGTCACTATAAAATGCTCTTTGACTTTTTCTAAAAATTGTCTTTTTACCTCTTTTTCGTTATCAGAATTTACAGTATCTGAAGCACCGATATTTGAGGTGAAAATAATAACAGACTCAGCAAACGATACGGTCTCACCTTTGCCATCTGTTAGTCTGCCGTCTTCTAAAATTTGTAAAAATTTATCTAAAATTTTGCCATGTGCTTTTTCTATCTCATCAAAAAGCAGTACACTAAAAGGTTTTGCCTTGATTGCATTTGTTAGCTGTCCTCCTTCTTCGTAGCCTACATATCCAGGAGGTGCTCCAACTAACCTTTGGTCACTATGTTCATGGTTAAATTCTGACATATCAAAACGTATGCAAGCAGTTTCATCGCCAAATAAAAAATTCGCCAATGACTTTGCAAGCTCAGTATTACCAACGCCAGTAGGGCCTACAAAAAATAGTACACCTTTTGGCTTTTTGATTTTTGTCGAGTGTTGCAAGCCTGAAAAGCCTGTAAAAGCTCTAATAATAACGCTTTCCACTTTTTCTATCGCTTCATTCTGCCCCTTTACTCGCTCTTTTAAAATTTCTTGTATATTGAATAGTTTGTCTCTATTGAGATCCTCCCAAGGGCTTTTACTCTCACCGTACTTATATAAATTTATCGTTTTTTCATAACTTAGTTTAGACTTTGAAAGTTTAGATAGTTTTATGATTTGTGCGATATCTTTTAGGCTAAAGCCGTCAAGTGCATCTATAAAGTCGTTTAGTTTCGGCTTATCTAGCATTGGTTCAAATTCAATCATGGGTTCTATGTATTCAATAAATTCATATCGTTTAGAGCGAGATGGCATAGGCATAGTAATGGTACTTATGTTTGGATCGCCTACATAAAAAGATGATGGGATTGTTGCTAGTTTTTGCGTTAAAATTACTATCAGACAACCTTGTCTTATCATATCTGTATTTAAAAGATCGTATATTGCGTTTTCATTTATGCTCTTTTTGAGTATAGCAAGCCACTGCTTTTCTTGATCGCTCATACTAGAATTTGAGCTAAAAATGTAATCGGAATAGTCTAGGATAAAACAAGTTTTTGAATTTATTTTTTGCAACATAAAGCCAAAAAATTCATTTATATCTTTGTATTTTCCAGTATTATTATTATTATTATTGTTCTTATTATCTTCTCCTATATCATAATTTTCCTCGTCATCATCTAGGTTGTCTTGAATGGAATCATAAAACCCGCCACTAATTTTAGACAATTTGCTTATGCCGCTAATCCTATCCCAGAGGATAACATTACTAAAATTATCATTAAGCATATGAATTATGAAATCAATATTGTTTACATATTTACCGGTTTTGCCTTTGATTATATCAGAAGTATTGCCGTTGAGCAAGATAGCGCTTTTAAGATTACTATCTCGTTCAAATTTTTTTATCCATTCGCTCATATTATCCTCTTTTTAGCGGTAATTCGTTGTTCTTACTAGTATCAATTGTACCCTTAGATATCCTGTCTGGATTTTCCCAAATTGCTTTTTTGGTTTCAAATTTGATAGAGTAAATGTCATTCATCTCTTTTTCAAATTTTTCTACATCCTCGATACATGTTATTCCTTCATAGTTATCAAATTTATATGTTAATTTTCCATCTAAAGATACTTTGCAACTAGCTGTTTTTCCGGATGGTCGACTTGCTTGTATTATTACATTGCCGTCTTTTAGAGCTATCTTTGTTACATTAAATTCTTGCTTTTCTAAACTTGCTTTTATACATTTTACAACCTCTTTTCTTGCTGTTTCATCTATCAAGAAATCATTTGTTTTTCGTTGCACTTCTTCAATATCTGCTTTTATGCTTGATATATCTTTATAATTATTTAACGCAACTTTTGTTTTGGCGATTTGAGCTAAAATTTTTTCTTGTTCTTGTTTGTTTTCGTCTGAGATTTTTTGATTTTTTATTTCTGCTTCTATGGCTTCTAGGTCATTTTTGGCATGAATCTTTATGCTTTCTTGTTCTTTTTTTTCTCTATAGGTTTCCGCTTTCATTTTTGCATTTTTTATTGCTGATGAGATTTTGTCACATAAGCTGTTTTTAAATGCGGTCAAATTTGTTCCGTCATATCTAGACAAACTATCTCTAATATTGTTAAGCTCATCTTTTGCAAATTCTATCACTAAAATATCTGAAATTTTACGAATTTCAGAATAATAAAAATCTACAATATCATTTTTGTTTAAACTAGTTTGCTCTTTTTTGATTGCCCTTGCATTTGATTCTAACTGATTTATATAAGTCCCTATAGTAAAGCTTAGATCTCTTGCATAATACGGATCTTCTAGTAATTGTGCCTCGGCTGTAATAATATCTCTTTCTAGCATATTTAGTGAGATATATTCATCCAGTCTTGCTGACTTCATAGAGTTTAGCCTTTTTTGTATCCAGTTAAAAACTCGGCTGTCTGACTTCGTACCCTATCTTTATTCAGTTCCTCTCTTTGGCGTCTAGCTCTTTTTTGTTCTTCTTGCCATCTGATTCTAGTTTCGTATTCTCTACTCATTTTTTCTTCTTTCTTTTCTTGTTTTTGTTATTTTTTCTATTTATTAAGTCTCTTATAGTACTATCAAGCAAAGTATTTTCTATATCGTTCACAGGTATCTCTGTTAATCTATAAATCGTGTTAATCATGCTTTTAATCTGATCTAAATGTTCTTTTTGAGTTTCTTGAGCTAGAATACCCTTGCATAATAATCGTATTTTATTAATAGCTATTTCTACCTCGCTTATCTCTTGTAGATTTTTTATTTGTGAGATTTGTGTAAAAAACTTTGGATAATATTTTTTTATAAATTTATTCTGTTCTAGTTCGTTTGACTTCAAGTATCTCATAAGTTGTATCAAATCATCATAGCTATTGATATGCAATTTATCATAAATTTGTTCATTATAAAACATTTGAGTTAATTCTATATAGTCAAATATTTCATCATTTTTATCTAGGCTATTAATTCTTTTATTGTTTAGAAAAATATATTCTTTTATTTCACTAGATGTTTTTTCGTCTTTTATCTGGGCTGTTTTATGAAGAAAACGGTAAAATATTGCTACCTTATCATAAAAAAGCAAAATATTATCTTTAAAAATTAAACTATCAAACCATTCTAATATGACCTTATTTCTAACTTCATTTTTTAAAAATAGAGCCAAGTAAATTATATCGCTGTTTTTATATAAGTATTCACTTATAACATTAGATAAAAACCTGTCTACACAATTTTGCATCTTTAAGCTGTAAAAAAGAGATATTTTACTATTTCTATTATGGTATTTGACTGCAAAATTCGCAAGACAAACATTTTGCTTATAATTACAAAGTAAACAATTTTCTAAAGGCATTTTATCAATTACTTTTACTATGATTTGTTTATCATAAATTTTTATATCAAACTCACCGCTTTCACATATTAATAAAATCTTTATTTTATTAATATTCTTATCGGAATATTTTTTTATCACCTCAGGATATGACCTAATACCATGTGCTTTTTGGCTAAACAATAAAACATCGTCATTGTTAAAAAAAGAAAGGTTATCGTGAAATTTTTCTATTTGTTCAAAATTAAAATATTCAAAGTCATTTAATTTTTCGTCACTTTTCCACTCACTCTCTATATATCTAAAAAATTCTTCTAAAAATTCTTTGTTGTTTTCTGTAAGAGTGATATGTCCATATTTGTCTATCATCACTCCATTTTTAATATGTTCCCACTCTTTCGTACTGCTGTGTAGTTCAATCTTGTTTATTTGAGTACTATCAACAAACCATTTAAATTTGCTTCTTTGGCTTTCTAAAATTTTTATTGCTTCTATCTTTTTTACTGTAGGCTTTTCATTAACGCAAATTTCAATACCCATAGGTTGAGTTTTTCTATTTTTATAATGTAGATCTAGTTTTTTATTAAACAAATCATATGAAAATGTAACTTCCTCTTGCCTGATATCGGTTGGGATTTCTCCTTTATCAAGAAAAGCTCTACCGTCGCTACTGAGTTCAATATCTTGCATAGTTAGGGCTTGATGATCATCCAAATCATCACAACTTAACAACCCTTTACTTTTTAGACTTTTTAGTATCGGTAAAATAGTTTTTTCGAAATCACTTATAAAAAATATATCATTAAATAAGACCGCTAGGTTTGAAATTGAAAAATTTGTTTTTTCATGGCTGGCAAGCAGCTCTAATAATAGCCATTCAAAAGTTGTAATCTTTCGTATACTAAAATGAGAAACTACTGTTTGATATTTTAGATATGGTTCGGATATTGTTACTTTAGCTATTTCTTTTTTCATTACTATTGCCTTTTGTGTTAAGCTTCTTATATTCTTGATATATCGATTTTGCGAGCTGATTTCCGAGTAGAATATTGCTATCAAAGCACATATTGGCTTCAATTAGGGTATTAATAATATCTCGATAAATCCTTCTATTTAAGCTACCTATTTGATCCATTTTTGGAATTTCTATATTTAACTTTTTAAAGCAGTCAATATCGCCCATAATAAATAGTACTTTTTGTGCACGTGAAAACATGACATTTATTCTCTCAAAGCTCTTTATATGGCTTGAATATGAGCGTGTCCTGACCAAATTTGATATTATTATCTCTTTTTCCTTGCCTTGAAACCTATCTACCGTGTTTATGTCTACTCCAATATATTTAAACGATATGCCTTTCTTTTTTAAAAACAATCTTATCTTATTTACTTGTAATTGATAAAGACATACAACTCCAACACTTGCTTTGTGATCAATCTTTTTATCGGTATAAAATTTTTCTAGTTTGTTCAAAAGCTCGACTGTCATATGCAGCTCTACAATATTATATGTAGAGGTGCTTCTGGTTTCATGCAGTTCGGATATTTTTTCTTTTTTGCCGTCTACTACTATTTCACTCGAATTTATCCAGTATACATGCTTTTGGGGCTCTATAAACCTAAAGCCGTTTTCGCCTTTTATTGTTATATTGTGAGCCTTGCTGATATTTTCTATCTCAAGAGGTAATCCAGCTATAAGTCTATTTTCGTAAAATCTATTTATAACACCCATAATTTGGCTATGCATTCTAAATTGTTTTAACAACGAATGCTTAATATTTGGATGCGCAGTTTCAAAATATTTTTTAAATATGGAAGACGTGACCATATTCTTGTATTCATTAAAATTTTCCCCAGTGATAATATTCTTTAATTCCTCATCTTCTCTATCGCCCACACTATCTACTATTTCACTATATGCTTTTTCATTTTCTCCAAATAAGGGAGGCAGTTGTCTGTGGTCGCCGACTAAGATAACTTTGCTAGATTTTAGCATAGGCAAAAGTAGTTCAGGGGGAGTGGTCTTGCTGACTTCATCTACTATAACTACATCAAATGTATCAAGTCCTCTATCTTCTAAAATTTTAGGATTATCCGTACATGACATACCAACAACATTGCAAGAGTTTATATATGTATCTTTATAATATTCATTTTCGTTTTTTAAGTCTATGTTTTCTAGCTTAGAATTGAAATTTTTTAATATATTTTCAAAATTTTTTCTTGTAGAAGTGTAGTTGTTTATTGTAGCAACCAGATCATTGCGTACTCGT includes these proteins:
- a CDS encoding AAA family ATPase; amino-acid sequence: MVKCSFNNFKAFGKHPQKFSSKPITLVYGPNSSGKSSFLHSIIYREHLLNNGNTDLQKTGLGGDEIDFGGFKNFIHKHNTKNILRYTYEFMDKETIQYILYYKYTDCFSELNNEFNSESFLEKINPRILFDIIKEKDGLKKLLKDNKNLQITAAINVEELHSIISNSYGIEKIEIEIRTGIDHNYAFYKKDIVIIINSEEYAHLRSFYDNADDVPKNLKTIDRTFLKDRFLIKLNKNHPFVKTVKENINYNESYDTEPNLYNQDKMDDRGYYLWSLDELKYKNIYSVLKEFDKSKGIDVLLGDIALCIFEGFNGYRFKQTIQYYSPLRFYPERKDLIFDNFSNHRDDYKPNSSKDIWGKIVHDEYARKKLNAWLYDEKKLKSSYKIEVEKFYKFKDIKDVPNIQYPDIQELKFLDLRTGVFVSPRDMGLGISQSLPILASCFTLYDSSIFIEQPELHLHPAVQCEIADEFIKSKNNNRNDFFIETHSEHILLRIMRRLRYSSEGKINKGDELYITPEDICLLYVDNNGEDTYIKELELDVDGTLLDPWPNGFFEEGYKERFE
- a CDS encoding 4Fe-4S single cluster domain-containing protein is translated as MLNIASIRECTIAEGPGKRMAIWTQGCLKRCKNCCNPHMQALKKREFIQTHNLIEKIEKSRKVNGIEGVTLLGGEPIIQSKGLSKVAKWCKQNNLSVLLFSGYTLQEMQLMNMEGLAELLEYTDVLIDGEYIDDLYNEDYGIVGSSNQKIHFLTNFYTLSDFKNEIKVDIIIGKDNISMNGWVINL
- a CDS encoding AAA family ATPase, translating into MSEWIKKFERDSNLKSAILLNGNTSDIIKGKTGKYVNNIDFIIHMLNDNFSNVILWDRISGISKLSKISGGFYDSIQDNLDDDEENYDIGEDNKNNNNNNNTGKYKDINEFFGFMLQKINSKTCFILDYSDYIFSSNSSMSDQEKQWLAILKKSINENAIYDLLNTDMIRQGCLIVILTQKLATIPSSFYVGDPNISTITMPMPSRSKRYEFIEYIEPMIEFEPMLDKPKLNDFIDALDGFSLKDIAQIIKLSKLSKSKLSYEKTINLYKYGESKSPWEDLNRDKLFNIQEILKERVKGQNEAIEKVESVIIRAFTGFSGLQHSTKIKKPKGVLFFVGPTGVGNTELAKSLANFLFGDETACIRFDMSEFNHEHSDQRLVGAPPGYVGYEEGGQLTNAIKAKPFSVLLFDEIEKAHGKILDKFLQILEDGRLTDGKGETVSFAESVIIFTSNIGASDTVNSDNEKEVKRQFLEKVKEHFIVTLKRPELLNRIGDNNIVPFNFINSDIFLIEIAKSKFEKIKQFVKEKYKTSDIKFDDEEKTYKILASKVDKNSGGRGVLNMLESHIVNPLSEFVFENFDSLSGREITIKIENEKFGTFEFELN